The Klebsiella aerogenes KCTC 2190 region TAAAAAATAATAACTGGCAATCATTAAATTAAGCGTGGAGACAACGAATGGCGGCAAGATGGCAAGGGGTAATAGCATTACTTTTGTTAATAATTATTTCCTACGTCGATCGGGTAAATATCTCGGTGATGATCCTTAACCCGGAATTCGCTGCCCATTTTCAGTTAAATGAAAACAGAATGTTACAAGGTATGCTAATGACATGCTTTCTTCTGGGTTATGGGTTTTCGGCATTATTATTAACCCCAGTTATAGAAAGTAGATGGCATTATCGTCAGGGACTCTTAAGCAGCATTGCTATATGGGCGCTGGTGTGCGCCATTTCCCCGCTACTCGGCTCACTGCTGGGAATGTTGATCGCGCGCATCGTTCTTGGCGTGGCGGAGGGGCCGCTGTTCTCTCTGAAAACGCGCTTTATCAACGACAACTTCGCCGCTGATGAAATAGGCAAGCCGAATGCGCTGACCGCCCTTGGCGTATCGTTGGGGCTGGCGGTAGGCTTCCCGCTGGTCACCTGGCTGATGGCGCACGTTGGCTGGATCGGTTCCTTCTACGTGCTGGCGCTGCTTAACCTGCTGCTCGGCGGTGGATTAATCTGGCGGTTTCTCCCCGCGCCGCAAGTGACCGCCCAGCGCGCGAAGCCGGGCTTCAGCCAAACTTTTTCCCTCGCCTGGCGTACGCCGCTGCTTGGCTGGATCCTGCTGGTGGAAATCGCCACGCTCAGTTATCTGTGGGGGAGCAGCGCCTGGTTGCCCGCCTGGCTGCGCGACGAGCACCACTTCTCACTACAGGCCACCGGGCTGCTGGCGGCAGTCCCCTTTCTGTTAAGCCTCGGCTCAAAGTTTCTTGGCGGCGTGCTCCTCGACAAAATGCGCCCGGAGCAGGCACCGCTGCTGTTTATTATCGGCGGCCTACTCACCGCCGGTTCCGTGCTGGCGCTGATGCTCAGCCAGCAGCCGGCGATGCTGGCGCTGTTTATGCTGGCGGCGAACGTTTTCTGGGGATTACAGGGGGCAGCGATCCCCGCGGTGGTTCAGCATCACGCCCCGCGCGAAGCGGTGGGCAGCGCCTATGGGATCATTAACGGCATTGGCAATATTTGCGCGGCGTTTATTCCGCTGCTGATGGGAGTGGTGATGAAATCGGTGGGATCGGTCAGTTCAGGTTTTTCCGTTCTGGTGGCCTCGCAGCTGATCACGCTGTGCGCCGGCGGCGTACTGCTGCTGCGCATGCGTCGCGCAGCAGCAGTAAATACCTCTATCCCCTAAATAATTCGAGTTGCAGGAAGGCGGCGACGCAGAGAATCCCCAGGAGCTTACTCAAGTAAGTGACTGGGGTGAGCGAGGAAAGCCAACGCACATGCAACTTGAAGTATGACGGGGATAGGCTTAGTCGCCTTTCTTCGCCGCCTGAATATAAAGCATCTCCAGCGCCAGAGTCGCCGCCGCCAGGGCGGTGATTTCGGACTGGTCATAGGCCGGGGCGACTTCAACCACGTCCATCCCGACGATGTTCAGATCCTTCAGGCCGCGCACCAGTTTGATCGCACGGTCGGAGGTGAGTCCACCGATCACCGGCGTACCGGTACCTGGCGCAAATGCCGGATCCAGGCAGTCGATATCGAAGGTCAGGTACACCGGCATATCGCCGACGATCTGCTTCACCTGAGCGATGATGTCATCGACGCTGCGGTCGTTAACCTGGCCCGCATCAAGCACGGTAAAACCGTTATCTTTATCGAATTCGGTACGAATACCGATCTGCACGGAGTGGTTCGGATCGATAAGCCCTTCGTTCGGCGCGGTGTAGAACATGGTGCCGTGGTCGAATTCACAGCCGTTGGCGTAGGTATCGGTGTGGGCATCGAAGTGTACCAGCGCCATTTTACCGAAATGCTTGGCGTGGGCGCGCAGCAGCGGCAGGGTGACGAAATGGTCGCCGCCGAAGGAGAGCATGCGTTTACCGGCCGCCAGCAGTTTCTCCGCGTGCGCCTGCAGTTTCTCGCTCATTTCGCGGGCGTCGCCGAAGGCGTAGACCAGATCGCCGCAGTCCACGACGTTCAGGCGTTCGCGCATGTCGAAGTTCCATGGGAAACGGTTGTGCTCCCAGGCAAGGTTGGTTGACACCTGACGGATCGCCGCCGGGCCATGACGGCCGCCCGCGCGCCCGGAGGTCGCCATATCAAACGGCACGCCGGTGATGACCCAATCCGCATCGCTTTCATACGGCATAAAGTTCATCGGCAGACGCAGGAAACCAAAGGCGTTGGATACCAGGGAGTTATCGTATTGATGACCTAAAGTGCTCATGGATATGACCTCTTTTCGCAGTCGTGGTACGTAAAAAATAAGTATAAAAAAACCCCTCCGCGTCGTTAGGCCCGACGAGGAAGGGTTTGAATTGGGTTACTGCTTATGGGCATAAATTATCGCCCGAAAAACGCCCGGCAGCAAGCGGGACGTTTATTTTTGACAAGGCGCCGGGGCGAAACCGTCCGCCGGGAAGGCCTGGCTCGCGCACGGCGGTAGCGACGCTTGCTCTTTTCCACGTAAAGCGAAGGCCGCAAAACCAATGACTCCAACGTTACGCGTGTCACCCTGTACGGAATGGGCGGCATAAGATTGCGCGACGTTTGAAAATTCGAATGCCGCCTCGATACGGCTGTTTTTACGAAAGCCTTTGATCGCTAACGAGCCACCAGCAGGCACAATGTAGCCGTTGTTGTTAAGCGAACCGGCCTTACCGCTCAGGACATCGAGACCATCCACCGTGGCGACAATTTCATAATCCACGCTGTGGCTATAATTACGGACATATAATTGATACTGAGTACCAACGCGGGCCGCAATGGCGTATTGCCATTTTCCCGTGGAATTATTATAGCGGCGAGTAATAGGGAGAGAGTTAAAATTAGCATCGCGTACCGCATATTCCAGATCGCTATTACGAATGCTATAGCGCTGGTCAAACCCGGTTTGATATTGACCGGAATAATTAATTAATACGATCTCATCAGGATGGGAATCTACGCGTTCTGCAGACACGCCTTTAACCGTTGAGTGAACGTCGCTGCCCCAGCGGGTGGCAACCTCAGTGGAGAGTGCCTTGCGGGTATTGTACTCCGGCTGTTTTGCGCAGCCGCTTAAAAATAATAAACCGATAATAAGACCGTAACGCGGTATGCTTTTCATATTCCGTCCCTGTTTCACTGAATGTTAATTCCCTGCGGCAGTGTACGGACCTTTGTCATTTTAAAAAGCAGCTACCATGATGTTTCAGATTTCATTTATAAAAAAGGGCCGGTTCAGGAATATAAACCGGCCCGCCAGCGGATAACTCTTAGTTACTCATCTTCAAGATAAGTATACCCGTACAGCCCCGCTTCGAACTCTTCGAGGAACTGCTGCTGCAGCTCGGCGTCGAGGCCGGTATTTTTCACCTGATCGCGGAACTGGGTCAGCAACGTATTCGGATCCAGTTGAACATACTGCAGCATATCCGCCACCGTATCGCCCTCATCGGAGAGCTCAACCTCAACGCTACCGTCCGGGAAGACGAAGACGTCTACCGCTTCGGTGTCGCCGAACAGGTTGTGCATGTTGCCGAGGATCTCCTGATAAGCGCCAACCATAAAGAAGCCCAGCATTGGCGGGTTCTCCGGGTCGTATTCCGGCATCGGCATGGTGGTGGCGATCCCGTCGCCGTCAACATAGTGATCGATGGCGCCATCGGAGTCGCAGGTAATATCCAGCAGCACCGCGCGGCGTTCCGGCGACTTGTTCAGCCCTTCCAGTGGCATCACCGGGAACAGCTGATCGATACCCCAGGCATCCGGCATCGACTGGAACAGCGAGAAGTTGACGTAGATTTTATCCGCCATACGTTCCTGCAGCTCATCGATAATTGGGCGATGGGCGCGGTTGCTTGGATCGAGCTGTTTTTGCACCTCATGGCACATGTTCAGATACAGCTGTTCCGCCCACGCGCGCTCCTGCAGGTTGAAGGTGCCTGAGGAGTAGCCGATGTGGATATCGTGCAGATCCATTTGGCTGTCATGCAGCCATTCACGCAGCGAGCGGCGGTTGCCGGTTTCGTGCATCTCCAGCCAGGTTTCCCACATGCTCTGCAGCGGACGCGCGGCGTCTTTCGCCGGCGGGGTCGCCTCGGTGTATTCGTTGCGCTCGACGCCGATAATGTTGGAAACCAGTACGGTGTGGTGCGCGGTCACCGCGCGGCCGGACTCAGTAATCACCGTCGGGTGCGGCAGGCCGTTCTCTTCACAGGCATCGCCGATCGCCCAGATGATATTGTTGGCGTACTCATTCAGGCCGTAGTTCACCGAACAGTCGGACTGCGAGCGGGTCCCTTCATAGTCCACGCCCAGACCGCCGCCGACATCGAAGCACTGAATATTGACGCCCAGCTTATGCAGCTCGACGTAGAAACGCGCCGATTCGCGCACGCCGGTGGCGATATCGCGAATGTTGGCCATCTGCGAGCCGAGGTGGAAGTGCAGCAGTTGCAGGCTCTCAAGATGGCCTGCCTCGCGCAGAATTTCGACCAGTTGCAGCACCTGCGTCGCCGCGAGCCCAAATTTGGATTTCTCGCCGCCGGAGGACTGCCATTTACCGGAGCCCTGCGAAGCCAGACGCGCACGCACGCCAAGGCGCGGCACCACGTTCAGACGGGCGGCCTCTTCCAGCACGATGGCGATTTCCGACATCTTCTCGATGACCAGATAGACCTTATGGCCCATCTTCTCACCCACCAGCGCCAGACGGATGTATTCGCGATCTTTATAACCGTTGCAGACGATCACGCTACGGGTCATCCCCGCGTGCGCCAGCACCGCCATCAGCTCAGCCTTCGAACCGGCCTCCAGCCCCAGCGGTTCGCCGGAGTGGATCAAGGATTCAATCACGCGACGGTGCTGGTTAACCTTGATCGGGTAGACAAGGAAATAGTCACCGTTATAACCGTAGGATTCACGCGCGCGCTTGAAGGCGGCGTTAATCGAGCGCAGACGATGTTGCAGGATCTGCGGGAAGCAGAACAGCGCCGGCAGGCGTTGTCCCTGGGCTTCGCGCGCTTTGACCAGCTCGGCCAGGTCGACGCGCGCTTCCGGGACGTCAGGATCCGGGCAAACGCTGATATGGCCCAGTTCGTTAACGTCGTAATAGTTATTACCCCACCAGGCAATATTGTAGGTACGTAGCATTTTGCTGGCTTCCTGGGAGCTCATCGCAACCTCCTGCATGGAACGTAGTACACCGTGTTCGCCTGCTGACGAAAGCGAACCCAAAGACATGTCGTCAGACATAGCGAACCTCAACTTGTAATATTAACTACTATCGCAGTCGACAGACGCGATAACAACCCATGAACAGCCTTTAATCCCAGCAGATAGTGCTGGCACTGCAGCTGCGCGACCGGTTTCTTATTCATATATAGTAAAACACGTACCCGAAGCTGGTGTGACAGCCCGGAGAAACCACGAGAAAACCCTTGCTCACGCAAGAGCGCCCTTGTTCAGTTTTCAAAAAGCCTGGAGGCCCTGGAATCCTGAGAAGCGCCGAGATGGGTAGAACATCGGCAGGTTTGCACGAAAGAGATGCAGATTGCGGGATAGAATTGCGCGACAGAACGACGCGACGAATCAGGCGAAAAACGTTGGTTCATTATCTGGTATCACCTCCACACTGCCCCGAAACAGGCCAGCGACAAGCCAAAGCTATACCCGTCATACTTCAAGCTGCAGATGCGTTGGCTGCGTGCGTTCATCCCAGTCACATAGTTATCTATGCTCCTGGGAATTCGCGCCCTTGCCGCCTTCCTGCAACTTAAATTATTTAGGGTATATACATATCGTACAGCCGGCGAAACCGCCGCTGTGTAACAGAGTGCTTAACCCGGCTGGAAGTGGCGTCACGAGATGGGGCTTCGTGCGCTTTTTTAATGAGCCGCGCGCGGCGTTTTATACCGAGAAGCGGGGTAAAATGCAAAATAAAAATACGCGCCTTGCCGGGGTTGTCAGGAAAAATTTCCACCACGCTTTTTCCATTAATGCGGGTGATGTCAAAAAAATGTGGAAATGCGATGAAGTTCTGACCTAAAATAGCCATCCAGAAGTTAATCCATCTATACTGATTAACACTCAGACTGCTCGTGTCACTACCTGCAAGCCTTGGTAGGGTCATCTATCAAAGCCTCTCTACACAACAGTATGAGCTACACGAATACTCACAGGTAAAATAAAACATGGCAAAACACCTCTTTACGTCCGAGTCTGTATCAGAAGGGCATCCAGACAAAATTGCTGACCAAATCTCCGATGCCGTGCTGGACGCGATCCTCGAACAGGATCCGAAAGCGCGCGTAGCCTGCGAAACCTACGTTAAAACCGGCATGGTTCTGGTTGGCGGTGAAATCACCACCAGCGCATGGGTTGATATCGAAGAGATCACCCGTAACACGGTGCGTGAAATTGGTTACGTGCATTCCGATATGGGCTTTGACGCCAACTCTTGTGCCGTCCTGAGCGCCATTGGTAAACAGTCCCCGGACATCAACCAGGGCGTTGACCGTGCCGACCCGCTGGAACAGGGCGCGGGCGACCAGGGCCTGATGTTTGGTTATGCCACTAACGAAACTGACGTGCTGATGCCGGCTCCGGTGACCTATGCTCATCGTCTGGTACAGCGCCAGGCTGAAGTCCGCAAAAACGGCACCCTGCCGTGGCTGCGTCCGGACGCGAAAAGCCAGGTCACTTTCCAGTATGACGACGGCAAAATCGTCGGCATCGATGCGGTAGTTCTGTCTACTCAGCACGCTGAAGATATCGATCAGAAATCCCTGCAGGAAGCAGTGATGGAAGAGATCATCAAGCCGATTCTGCCGACCGAATGGCTGAACGCTTCGACCAAGTTCTTCATCAACCCGACCGGCCGTTTCGTTATCGGCGGCCCGATGGGCGACTGCGGTCTGACCGGTCGTAAGATCATCGTTGATACCTACGGCGGCATGGCTCGCCACGGCGGCGGCGCGTTCTCCGGTAAAGATCCATCTAAAGTTGACCGTTCCGCAGCCTACGCGGCGCGCTATGTAGCGAAAAACATCGTTGCCGCAGGCCTTGCCGATCGTTGTGAGATTCAGGTCTCCTACGCCATCGGCGTCGCTGAACCGACTTCGATCATGGTAGAAACTTTCGGCACCGAAAAAGTGCCTTCTGAACAGCTGACCCTGCTGGTACGCGAGTTCTTCGACCTGCGTCCATACGGCCTGATTCAGATGCTGGATCTGCTGCACCCGATCTACAAAGAGACCGCGGCTTACGGTCACTTTGGTCGCGAACATTTCCCATGGGAAAAAACCGACAAAGCAGCCCTGCTGCGCGAAGCGGCCGGCCTGAAATAAGCCACCCCGCTTGACTACTTAAGGCCAGCCCCGCGCTGGCCTTTTTGTTGCCCCTCATTCCCCACATCTAACGCTTCCTGCCCTTTTTTTGCCATGCAGGCCATAGATAATGGAAGCGATTACATATCTGCTATAGAGCCTGGCGTAACTGAGCTTTCTGTTGACGCCAATTCTTTTCACAATGTTACATACCATGTCGAATTTCGCCATTTCAGCGCAATCTTATTGGCGATAATTGCCTTTTATATCTATGATTTGAATATGTTTTTGCTGATTACATATCTTTACCTTAGTGTAACCGATTACACAGTCGTGATTGTAATCACGTTTTTTTGTCCTGCACTCCCCTACTCTAAGCATCGACAGAATCAATAACTCAACTGGAGGGCGTTATGCCTGACAATAAAAAACAAGGGCGTTCAAACAAGACGATGACGTTCTTTGTCTGTTTCCTCGCCGCGCTGGCCGGCTTACTGTTCGGCCTTGATATCGGCGTTATTGCCGGCGCCTTACCGTTCATTGCCAATGAATTCCAAATCAGCGCACACACCCAGGAGTGGGTGGTCAGCTCCATGATGTTCGGCGCCGCCGTCGGCGCAGTGGGCAGCGGCTGGCTCTCTTTCAAACTTGGGCGTAAAAAAAGCCTGATGATCGGCGCGATCCTGTTCGTTGCGGGCTCGCTATTTTCCGCCGCCGCGCCGAACGTCGAAATCCTGCTAATTTCCCGCGTATTGCTGGGGCTGGCGGTTGGCGTCGCCTCTTACACCGCGCCGCTATACTTGTCGGAAATCGCGCCGGAGAAAATCCGCGGCAGTATGATTTCGATGTACCAGTTGATGATTACCATCGGTATTCTCGGCGCCTATCTTTCCGACACCGCCTTCAGCTATAGCGGCGCGTGGCGCTGGATGCTCGGCGTGATTATCATCCCGGCAGTCCTGCTGCTGATCGGCGTTATCTTCCTGCCGGATAGCCCGCGCTGGTTTGCCGCTAAACGCCGTTTCGTCGATGCCGAGCGCGTCCTGCTGCGCCTGCGAGATACCAGCGCCGAAGCCAAACGCGAGCTTGATGAAATCCGCGAAAGCCTGAAAGTCAAACAGTCCGGCTGGGCGCTGTTCAAAGAGAACAGTAACTTCCGCCGCGCGGTGTTCCTCGGCGTACTGCTGCAGATCATGCAACAGTTCACCGGGATGAACGTCATCATGTACTATGCGCCGAAGATTTTTGAACTGGCGGGCTATGCCAATACCACTGAGCAAATGTGGGGCACCGTGATCGTCGGCCTGACCAACGTACTGGCCACCTTTATCGCTATCGGCCTGGTCGACCGCTGGGGCCGCAAACCGACGCTGATCCTCGGCTTTATCGTGATGGCCGCCGGTATGGGCGTACTGGGCAGCATGATGCATATCGGTATTCATTCTGCTACCGCACAGTACTTCGCGGTACTGATGCTGCTGATGTTTATCGTCGGCTTCGCGATGAGCGCCGGCCCGCTGATTTGGGTACTGTGTTCGGAAATCCAGCCGCTGAAAGGCCGCGATTTCGGTATCACCTGCTCCACCGCGACCAACTGGATTGCCAATATGATCGTCGGCGCCACCTTCCTGACCATGCTGAACTCTCTCGGCAGCGCCAACACCTTCTGGGTCTACGGCGGTCTGAACGTGCTGTTTATCCTGCTGACTATCTGGCTGATTCCGGAAACCAAAAACGTCTCGCTGGAACATATTGAACGCAACCTGATGCAGGGACGTCCGCTGCGCGAAATCGGCGCTCGCGATTAATCCCCTCTGTGCTTCCTCCCCTTTGGGAGGAAGCTTCTTCTTGCTCTCCCCCGCGCGGCGCACTATCCTCTGGCGCTATGAAAACACCCCGTATTCCCATCGCTATCCAGCAGGCCGTCATGCGTAGCCTGCGGGAGCACCTTGCCACCGCCAATCTCAAGCTGGAACGCCGCTATGCGGAACCGACGCTGGTTTATCAGCAGCGCGGCACCTCCGCAGGCACCGCGTGGCTTGAGAAAAACGAGATCCGCCTTAATCCAGTGCTATTGCTGGAAAATCAGCAGGCGTTTATCGATGAAGTGGTGCCGCACGAACTGGCGCATCTGCTGGTGTGGAAACACTTTGGCCGCGTCGCGCCGCACGGTAAAGAGTGGAAATGGATGATGGAGGTCGTGCTGGGCGTCCCCGCCCGCCGCACCCATCGCTTTGAGCTTGATTCGGTACGCCAGAACACCTTCCCCTATCGCTGCCAGTGCCAGCAGCATCAGCTCACCGTTCGTCGTCATAACCGCGTGGTGCGCGGTGAAGCCACCTACCGCTGCGTTCGCTGCGGCGATCTGCTGGTGGCGGAAAAGTAACCACCGGAATTAATTAGAAACTTTCTGATCTGACTGATTGCATCTGACACCCTCATTCGCTACGTTGCGGGCTCGTTTTGACACGGAGTTTACGATGTCCCGTATGTATGTTTTTGCCGTCGCGTTGTTCAGCGTGGCAGCCAGCGGCCCGCTTGCGGCAGCTGGTATTCATAGTTTTTCCCAGGCGAAAGCCGCAGGCGTAAAAGTGAATGCCGACGTTCCCGGCGACTTTTATTGCGGTTGTAAAATCGACTGGCAGGGTAAAAAAGGCGTTATCGATCTGGAATCTTGCGGCTACAAAGTGCGTAAAAACGAGAACCGCGCCAGCCGGGTCGAATGGGAACATGTGGTTCCGGCGTGGCAGTTCGGCCACCAGCGCCAATGCTGGCAGGATGGTGGACGTAAAAACTGCGCCAAAGATCCGGAATATCGCAAGATGGAAAGCGATATGCATAACCTGCAGCCTGCGGTCGGCGAGGTCAATGGCGATCGCGGCAACTTTATGTACAGCCAGTGGAATGGCGGCGACGGGCAGTATGGTCAATGCGCCATGAAGGTCGATTTCAAAGATAAAGTCGCCGAACCGCCGGTACGCGCCCGCGGCTCGATCGCTCGCACCTACTTCTATATGCGCGACCGCTATCAGCTGACTCTTTCCCGCCAGCAAACCCAGCTATTTACCGCCTGGGATAAGCAGTATCCGGTGACCTCCTGGGAGTGCGAGCGCGATGAGCGAATCGCCAAAGTACAGGGCAACCATAATCCTTACGTCCAGCAGGCTTGCCAGGCGCAAAAGAGCTAACCTACACTAGCGGCAATTGTTAATTTGCAGCCGCCGTCTTCCCCGCTATGGGGAAGACGCTATCTGCGCGAAGAACGGAATATCAAGCATGCGCATTCCTCGCATCCACCACCCGGAACGCATTACCCCCGGCAGCCACATTGCCCTCAGCGAAGACGCAGCCAACCACGTTGGCCGCGTCCTGCGCATGAGCAAAGGTCAGGAAATCCAGCTGTTTGACGGCAGCAATCAGGTTTTCGATGCGGTCATCACCGAAGCGGGTAAGAAAAACGTCATGGTCGAGGTTATCCGTGGCCAGATCGACGATCGTGAATCACCGCTGCACATCCATCTCGGCCAGGTGATGTCACGCGGCGAAAAAATGGAATTCACCATCCAGAAATCGATCGAACTTGGCGTAAGCCTCATAACGCCACTGTTTTCCGAGCGCTGCGGCGTTAAACTGGATGCCGAACGCTTGCAGAAGAAGATTCAGCAGTGGCAGAAAATCGCTATTGCCGCCTGCGAACAGAGCGGCCGTAACATCGTGCCGGAGATTCGCCCGGCGATGCAGCTGGAAGCCTGGTGCGCCGAGGAAGAAAACGGCCTTAAGCTCAACCTGCACCCGCGCGCCAGCGCCAGCATCAATACGCTGCCGCTGCCGGTTGAACGTGTTCGCCTGCTGATTGGCCCGGAAGGCGGTCTGTCGGCGGAAGAGATAGCGATGACCGCTCGCTATCAATTTACTGATATCCTGTTGGGACCACGCGTTCTGCGTACTGAGACCACCGCGCTCACCGCCATCACCGCGCTGCAGGTGCGTTTTGGCGATCTGGGCTAAAATCTGGCGCAACGTTCCGCAAACACGACAGCGCTAATGGAGAAAAGAATGATCAAGCTCGGCATCGTGATGGACCCTATCGCATCCATCAACATCAAAAAAGACACCAGCTTCGCTATGTTGCTGGAAGCGCAGCGTCGCGGCTATGAACTCCATTACATGGAGATGAACGACCTGTATCTCATCAACGGCGAATCCCGCGCCCGTACGCGCACGCTGAGCGTCGAGCAGAATTACGACAAATGGTATGAGTTCACCGGCGAGCAGGACCTGGCGCTGGCGGATCTCGACGTCATCCTGATGCGTAAAGACCCGCCGTTCGATACCGAGTTTATCTACGCCACCTACATTCTCGAGCGCGCCGAAGAGAAAGGTACGCTTATCGTCAACAAGCCGCAGAGCCTGCGCGACTGTAACGAAAAGCTGTTTACCGCCTGGTTCTCCGATCTAACCCCGGAAACGCTGGTCACCCGTAATAAAGCCCAGTTGAAAGCGTTCTGGGAAAAACACGGCGATATCATTCTCAAACCGCTGGATGGCATGGGCGGCGCCTCAATCTTCCGCGTGAAAGCGGGCGACCCGAACCTCGGCGTCATTTCCGAAACCCTGACTGAATTGGGTAGCCGCTACTGCATGGCGCAGAATTATCTGCCGGCCATCAAAGACGGCGACAAACGCGTGCTGGTGGTGGACGGCGAGCCGGTGCCATACTGCCTGGCGCGTATCCCGCAGGGCGGTGAAACGCGCGGCAACCTGGCTGCCGGTGGCCGTGGCGAAGCGCGTCCGCTGACCGAAAGCGACTGGGAAATCGCCCGCCGCGTTGGCCCAACGCTAAAAGCCAAAGGCCTTATCTTCGTCGGCCTGGACATCATCGGCGATCGCCTGACCGAAATTAACGTTACCAGCCCGACCTGCGTGCGCGAAATCGAAGCCGCTTTCCCGGACGTGTCGATTACCGGCATGTTGATGGACGCCATCGAAAAACGTATCAACAAATAAGCACTGGGGCGGGCAAACGCCCGCCCGCAAGGCGCCCCTCGGGCGCCGGTAAAACAAAGTGCATCGACACGTTTCTACTTTACCCGCATACTGGGTGTTGTTTTTTTAAACCAGGAACAGAACCTCTGACAATGAATTTACAGCATCACTTTCTGATTGCCATGCCTGCGCTACAGGACCCTCTTTTCCGTCGCTCCGTCGTCTATATCTGCGAGTACAACGACGATGGCGCCATGGGCATTATCATCAATAAGCCGCTGGAAAATTTGCAGGTGGAAGGGATCCTGGAAAAATTGAAAATCGCGCCGCAGCCGCGCAACCCGGATATCCGTCTGGATAAGCCGGTGATGGTCGGCGGCCCGCTGGCGGAGGATCGCGGTTTTATTCTGCACACGCCGCCGTCTGATTTTTCCTCCAGCATCCGTATCTCCGACAACACGGTGATTACCACCTCACGCGACGTGCTGGAAACTCTCGGTACCGATAAACAACCGAGCAACGTGCTGGTGGCGTTGGGCTACGCGTCGTGGGAAAAAGGGCAACT contains the following coding sequences:
- the rsmE gene encoding 16S rRNA (uracil(1498)-N(3))-methyltransferase, whose product is MRIPRIHHPERITPGSHIALSEDAANHVGRVLRMSKGQEIQLFDGSNQVFDAVITEAGKKNVMVEVIRGQIDDRESPLHIHLGQVMSRGEKMEFTIQKSIELGVSLITPLFSERCGVKLDAERLQKKIQQWQKIAIAACEQSGRNIVPEIRPAMQLEAWCAEEENGLKLNLHPRASASINTLPLPVERVRLLIGPEGGLSAEEIAMTARYQFTDILLGPRVLRTETTALTAITALQVRFGDLG
- the gshB gene encoding glutathione synthase produces the protein MIKLGIVMDPIASINIKKDTSFAMLLEAQRRGYELHYMEMNDLYLINGESRARTRTLSVEQNYDKWYEFTGEQDLALADLDVILMRKDPPFDTEFIYATYILERAEEKGTLIVNKPQSLRDCNEKLFTAWFSDLTPETLVTRNKAQLKAFWEKHGDIILKPLDGMGGASIFRVKAGDPNLGVISETLTELGSRYCMAQNYLPAIKDGDKRVLVVDGEPVPYCLARIPQGGETRGNLAAGGRGEARPLTESDWEIARRVGPTLKAKGLIFVGLDIIGDRLTEINVTSPTCVREIEAAFPDVSITGMLMDAIEKRINK
- a CDS encoding YqgE/AlgH family protein; this translates as MNLQHHFLIAMPALQDPLFRRSVVYICEYNDDGAMGIIINKPLENLQVEGILEKLKIAPQPRNPDIRLDKPVMVGGPLAEDRGFILHTPPSDFSSSIRISDNTVITTSRDVLETLGTDKQPSNVLVALGYASWEKGQLEQEILDNAWLTAPADQNILFKTPIADRWREAAKLIGIDIVTMPADAGHA